The candidate division WOR-3 bacterium sequence GATGGGCAACAGTCTCGCTGTTTCTTGCACGTCAAGGATGCGGTAAGAGCACTGATTGCTTTAAGCGAGTCTCCGGAAGCGATTGGAGAAGTGTTTAATGTGGGTTCGCAACAAGAAATTACGATTATGGATTTGGCGCACCAAATTATCCAACGCCTGCGATCGCAAGGGATTGATACCCCCTCTCAAATCCAGTTGATTCCCTATGGTCAAGCTTACGCCCCCGGATTTGAAGATATGCAACGGCGTTTTCCTGATATTCGCAAAATTGAGCAGTATCTTGGCTGGAAACCAACGCGATCGCTGGATCAGATTTTGCAAGATGCGATCGAGAGTTTTACCACTACTCATAACGGAGCAATGGTGGCATGAAGCTACTACTCATCACCGGCATATTCCCCCCAGATATTGGGGGGCCGGCAACCTATGTACCCCAGATGGCTAAGGCCTTAACCCAAAGAGGTCACGAAGTGAGGGTTTTGACCACCAGCGAACCGGAAAACCTTGCCCACGATGACC is a genomic window containing:
- a CDS encoding GDP-mannose 4,6-dehydratase — its product is DGQQSRCFLHVKDAVRALIALSESPEAIGEVFNVGSQQEITIMDLAHQIIQRLRSQGIDTPSQIQLIPYGQAYAPGFEDMQRRFPDIRKIEQYLGWKPTRSLDQILQDAIESFTTTHNGAMVA